The Candidatus Arthromitus sp. SFB-mouse-Japan genome includes a region encoding these proteins:
- the spoIIIAD gene encoding stage III sporulation protein AD, producing MEIIKIAFFALIALFFIIIVQQSRKDLAVIISLFVGVSIFVFIFGKFNAIILFLQDMALKANINTVYLNIVLKILAISYIASFCSEICKDAGSNNIASKVEFGGKILILFLAVPILMAVLQSILNIM from the coding sequence ATGGAGATTATAAAAATAGCGTTTTTTGCACTAATAGCATTATTTTTTATAATAATTGTGCAACAGAGTAGAAAAGATCTGGCCGTGATAATTTCCTTATTTGTAGGTGTTTCTATTTTTGTGTTTATATTTGGTAAATTTAATGCGATTATATTATTTCTTCAAGATATGGCATTAAAGGCAAATATAAATACAGTTTATTTAAATATTGTTTTAAAAATATTGGCCATAAGTTACATAGCGTCTTTTTGTAGTGAAATATGTAAGGATGCAGGATCTAATAATATTGCCTCAAAAGTTGAATTCGGTGGGAAAATTTTAATATTGTTTTTAGCAGTTCCCATATTAATGGCTGTTTTGCAATCAATTTTAAACATTATGTAG
- the spoIIIAC gene encoding stage III sporulation protein AC — protein MLDFSMIFKIGGVGILIAILDKVLKSIGREEYATLSNILGIVLILFMVIQLIGDLFNTIKTMFQL, from the coding sequence ATGTTAGATTTTTCTATGATATTTAAAATTGGTGGAGTTGGAATCCTTATTGCAATTCTTGATAAGGTTTTAAAAAGTATTGGTAGAGAAGAGTACGCAACATTATCTAATATTTTAGGTATAGTTTTAATCTTATTTATGGTTATACAACTTATAGGTGATCTATTTAATACTATTAAGACAATGTTTCAATTGTAG
- a CDS encoding stage III sporulation protein AB, with product MKFIALLIIFVCISLIGIILGNGYKFRVKELQEFEAVFYSLKNNITFMRTPIAYALRESCPQKSELSINLHKIADEIENGDFYNLVDCVRRVFEKNKLKLYLNQSDLDMIYDFFNNIENSNLNSFENVFCIFTKRIEDQLIEAIEFRNKNKKVYSTLGIGVGAMIVIFLI from the coding sequence ATGAAATTTATAGCTTTATTAATTATTTTTGTGTGTATTTCTCTTATAGGAATAATATTAGGAAATGGTTACAAATTTAGGGTAAAAGAACTTCAAGAATTTGAAGCAGTATTTTATTCGTTAAAAAATAACATAACATTCATGCGAACTCCGATAGCTTATGCATTGAGAGAGTCCTGTCCCCAAAAATCTGAACTTAGTATAAATTTACATAAGATTGCAGATGAAATTGAAAATGGAGATTTTTATAATTTGGTTGATTGTGTTAGAAGAGTTTTTGAAAAGAATAAGCTTAAATTATATCTTAATCAATCTGATTTAGATATGATATATGATTTTTTTAATAACATTGAAAACAGTAATCTTAATTCATTTGAAAATGTATTTTGTATTTTTACAAAACGTATAGAAGATCAATTGATAGAAGCAATAGAATTTAGAAATAAAAATAAAAAAGTTTATAGTACTTTAGGAATCGGAGTAGGAGCTATGATTGTTATTTTTCTCATATAG
- the spoIIIAA gene encoding stage III sporulation protein AA produces MNLRYQLEKSGSLNNLQEIRLKVNKPVILIFSDKEIVLTVRTSAEDIRATINKISKYSIFAFEEDVKQGFITIQGGHRVGITGEWIFENGQVKYLKNISSLNIRICKEVMGFGRKFINYIYKGGEILNTLIISPPKCGKTTLLRDLSKIISNGDSPLNRGFKVSVIDERSEIAASFRGIPQLDVGIRTDVYDNCLKSKGIILAIRSMAPEVIICDEIGTREDFESVLIAYNSGVSIISTIHGSSEEDFYNKLRMSNLNTSMEKIFKCILILSNKNGIGTLERVKIV; encoded by the coding sequence ATAAATTTAAGGTACCAATTAGAAAAAAGTGGATCTCTAAATAATTTGCAAGAGATTAGGTTGAAGGTTAATAAGCCTGTTATATTAATTTTTTCAGATAAAGAAATCGTATTAACTGTAAGGACCTCTGCTGAAGATATTAGAGCTACCATAAATAAGATTAGTAAGTATTCTATTTTTGCTTTTGAGGAAGATGTAAAACAGGGGTTTATAACGATACAAGGTGGACATAGGGTTGGAATAACTGGTGAATGGATTTTTGAGAATGGACAAGTAAAATATTTAAAAAATATCTCATCATTAAATATTAGGATATGCAAAGAAGTTATGGGATTTGGAAGAAAATTTATTAATTATATATATAAGGGTGGTGAAATTTTGAACACTCTTATAATTTCTCCACCTAAATGTGGAAAAACAACTCTATTGAGAGATTTGTCTAAGATTATTTCAAATGGTGATAGTCCTCTTAATAGAGGATTTAAAGTATCTGTTATAGATGAAAGAAGTGAAATAGCAGCTAGTTTTAGAGGAATTCCTCAGTTAGATGTGGGAATCAGAACTGATGTATATGATAATTGCCTAAAAAGTAAAGGAATAATTCTTGCTATAAGATCTATGGCTCCTGAAGTTATAATTTGTGATGAAATTGGAACAAGAGAGGATTTTGAAAGTGTGCTGATCGCTTACAATTCGGGAGTATCTATAATTTCAACAATACATGGTAGCAGTGAAGAAGATTTTTATAATAAGTTACGTATGAGCAATTTAAATACTAGTATGGAGAAAATATTTAAATGTATTTTGATACTTAGTAATAAGAATGGAATTGGAACTTTAGAAAGAGTAAAAATAGTTTAG
- the efp gene encoding elongation factor P, whose protein sequence is MLTAGDLRKGITFEYDGQVYIVIDFLHVKPGKGAAFVRTKLRNVIAGGVIERTFNPSEKFQEAVIERKEMEYLYNDESLYYFMDLETYEQIPLNYEKVEDAIKYLKENMNAIIKFYRGEAFSVEAPNFVELKVIETDPGFKGNTATNTLKPAKIETGTVIQVPLFINEGDKIRIDTRTGEYMERA, encoded by the coding sequence ATGTTAACGGCGGGAGATTTAAGAAAAGGGATTACTTTTGAATATGATGGTCAAGTGTACATAGTTATAGATTTTTTACATGTAAAACCAGGTAAGGGTGCTGCATTTGTTAGGACTAAATTAAGAAATGTAATAGCTGGAGGGGTTATTGAGAGAACATTTAATCCATCAGAAAAATTTCAAGAGGCTGTTATTGAGAGGAAAGAGATGGAGTATTTATACAATGATGAATCATTATATTATTTTATGGATTTGGAAACATATGAACAAATTCCACTTAATTATGAAAAAGTAGAGGATGCAATAAAATATTTAAAAGAAAATATGAATGCTATTATAAAATTTTATAGAGGAGAAGCTTTTTCTGTTGAGGCACCTAATTTTGTTGAATTAAAGGTTATTGAAACAGATCCGGGATTTAAAGGTAATACAGCAACAAATACTTTAAAACCAGCTAAAATTGAGACAGGCACTGTAATCCAAGTTCCTTTATTTATAAATGAGGGTGATAAAATAAGAATAGATACTAGAACCGGAGAATATATGGAAAGGGCATAG
- a CDS encoding type II secretion system F family protein: MMDNYIVLVKEGREFKFKIYGGNFRDFLNECKSKIYLKIKIPKIFVLKKKLKTIWYKRFCEDLYFLVKSGISLTESILIFRNNSNNTKLKSYTKFYDSLYNKLLNGNLLYDALNKTNYKLDNIFLSLISVSEETGKLADVLNNLSKYYEDKINISSKIKSSMSYPILLSTFLIIMFNLCILVFIPSYFNSFQSQISNLPNMSRIFIDVCLFIKDNYFLFCILVISGVILLITLFKSKVYFTKLIFKISIIRKIHFKKCQLKFIQMLYYIIDSGIDLATALKIISNLDNDDCSKYASYIYGEINQGFDFCESLTNSKIFDPEIISIISIGEKSSKLVLALKNIWTTYSKKHYESMERYTKLIEPIFIVICGLIVLIFISIFIIPLISYENFNSLWGG; the protein is encoded by the coding sequence ATGATGGATAATTATATTGTTTTGGTTAAGGAAGGGAGAGAATTTAAATTTAAAATTTATGGGGGTAATTTTAGGGATTTTTTGAATGAATGCAAGTCAAAAATTTATTTAAAGATTAAGATTCCGAAAATATTTGTTCTTAAGAAAAAATTAAAAACTATTTGGTACAAAAGATTTTGTGAAGATCTATACTTTTTAGTAAAAAGTGGTATATCGTTAACAGAATCGATTTTAATTTTTAGGAATAATTCAAACAATACAAAATTGAAATCTTATACTAAGTTTTATGATTCATTATATAATAAGTTATTAAATGGAAACTTATTATATGATGCTCTTAATAAGACAAATTATAAATTGGATAATATATTTCTATCTTTGATATCAGTTAGTGAAGAGACAGGTAAGTTAGCAGATGTGCTTAATAATTTAAGTAAATACTATGAAGATAAGATTAATATATCAAGTAAAATTAAATCCTCTATGTCATATCCTATTTTATTATCTACATTTTTAATAATTATGTTTAATCTATGTATTTTAGTTTTTATACCTAGTTATTTTAATTCATTTCAATCACAAATTTCCAATTTACCAAATATGAGCCGGATTTTTATAGATGTGTGTTTATTTATTAAAGATAATTATTTTTTATTTTGTATATTAGTGATATCTGGCGTAATTTTATTAATTACATTATTTAAGAGTAAAGTATATTTTACAAAGTTAATATTTAAGATTTCTATAATTAGGAAGATTCATTTTAAGAAGTGTCAATTAAAATTTATTCAAATGTTGTATTACATAATAGATAGTGGGATAGATTTAGCTACAGCACTAAAGATAATTAGTAATTTAGATAATGATGATTGTAGCAAATATGCAAGTTATATTTATGGGGAAATTAATCAAGGATTTGATTTTTGTGAGTCATTAACAAATAGTAAGATTTTTGATCCAGAAATTATCTCTATAATAAGTATTGGTGAAAAGAGTTCAAAATTAGTTTTAGCATTAAAAAATATTTGGACAACTTACTCTAAAAAGCATTATGAGAGTATGGAAAGATATACAAAATTAATAGAACCAATATTTATAGTTATTTGTGGCCTTATTGTTTTAATTTTTATTTCAATATTTATTATTCCTTTGATATCATATGAAAATTTTAACTCTTTGTGGGGTGGATGA
- a CDS encoding GspE/PulE family protein, protein MIILVLEDIELDLLNYVNYDFATKFNVLPIRRYNNGVIIICSEIIDKVINDLKIMFNDNIVPYIHTKETVAENICHYYEIFKSRQNLSEDNLEDVYDDTLRLAIDMKVSDIHIEPNKSGANIRFRRNGELELFKCVSPRVYKFISTKIKVMSNLDITEKRISQDGKITYKYNDFKYNLRVATLLTSKGEKISIRIHNNKNEYEDISDLGFGEEQIKIIERYLSKKNGMIILSGPTGSGKSTTLYKFIESINSERISIYTIEDPVEYEIEGINQSSINEKAGLTFNEISRNILRHDPDVLMIGEIRDEETAKVAVSSSVVGHKVFSTIHAKDSLSVITRLIDLGVNEFLAIDALDLVISQRLVKKLCNCKKKKSIDEMIVFNKKYEKAKYYSPHGCEKCKFTGYSGRILLSEILIIDDIIKEMLLKKKPMAYIREYINTKYFEYSFSQNVETLINSGEVYIKDLEILR, encoded by the coding sequence GTGATTATTTTGGTTTTAGAAGATATTGAATTAGATTTATTAAATTATGTTAATTATGATTTTGCGACAAAATTTAATGTTCTTCCAATTAGGAGATACAATAATGGAGTTATAATAATTTGTTCGGAAATTATAGATAAAGTTATTAATGATTTAAAAATTATGTTTAATGATAACATTGTTCCGTACATTCACACTAAGGAGACTGTGGCAGAAAATATATGTCATTATTATGAAATTTTTAAATCACGACAAAACTTATCAGAGGACAACTTAGAGGATGTGTATGACGATACTCTTAGATTGGCAATAGACATGAAAGTAAGTGATATACATATTGAGCCAAATAAATCTGGAGCTAATATTCGTTTTAGACGTAATGGTGAGCTTGAATTATTTAAATGCGTTTCACCTCGGGTATATAAATTCATATCAACGAAGATAAAAGTTATGAGCAATTTAGATATAACGGAAAAGAGGATATCTCAAGATGGTAAAATTACATATAAATACAATGATTTTAAATATAATTTGAGGGTTGCAACACTTCTTACATCTAAAGGAGAGAAGATTTCTATTAGGATTCATAATAACAAGAATGAATATGAGGATATAAGTGATCTTGGATTTGGTGAAGAGCAAATTAAAATTATAGAAAGATATCTTTCGAAAAAGAATGGAATGATTATATTATCGGGTCCTACCGGTAGTGGTAAGTCAACGACCTTATATAAATTTATAGAAAGTATAAATAGTGAGAGGATAAGTATTTATACCATAGAAGACCCAGTTGAATATGAAATTGAGGGAATAAATCAAAGTTCTATTAATGAGAAAGCAGGTTTAACATTTAATGAAATATCAAGAAACATATTAAGGCATGATCCAGATGTATTGATGATTGGAGAAATTCGTGATGAAGAAACCGCGAAAGTTGCTGTGTCGTCTTCTGTAGTTGGACATAAAGTTTTTTCAACAATACATGCTAAGGATTCATTGTCTGTAATAACAAGATTAATTGATTTAGGAGTTAATGAATTTTTAGCTATAGATGCATTGGATTTAGTTATATCTCAAAGACTTGTAAAAAAGTTATGTAATTGTAAAAAGAAAAAAAGTATTGATGAGATGATTGTATTTAACAAGAAGTACGAAAAAGCAAAATATTATTCACCACATGGATGTGAAAAATGTAAATTTACAGGTTATAGTGGAAGAATTTTATTAAGTGAGATTTTGATAATAGATGATATAATAAAGGAAATGCTTTTGAAAAAGAAACCAATGGCATATATAAGGGAATATATCAATACGAAATATTTTGAATACTCTTTTAGCCAAAATGTTGAAACTCTTATTAATAGTGGAGAAGTTTATATAAAAGATTTGGAGATTTTGAGATGA
- a CDS encoding Rqc2 family fibronectin-binding protein, whose translation MPLDGIFLHSLIDEIRPKIINGKIRKINQFDKYSFILNIRCNGENQNLLISSNSKYNSINLTNQKYETPKSNLMFSIILKKYILNGTINNISQVENDRILKLDIENRNELGDVNKFELIIELMGKHSNVSLIEKDTQKVLDSIKHLSLNNNSYRTLMPNSIYKYPPKDNLKLNPMDFTIQNFKKISNIIENNPLMYSKIFQGVSPQLSKFIFELISNESFDKKFEVLSKIFKNIKIQPTLYKINNTYKDFYSFDINISDDKTIKQDLNSLIDDFIINKNSSDDMNGKVTNIRKIINSVIQKSSKKISIFKSAIKDSENKDKFKLYGNLISSNIYMLKGGEDHIIAQNYFSKELEEIKIPLNPKINASQNIEYYYKKFKKLKKSEEINLNNILACEKEIDYLNSVLLNLDNIQNNNDIDDIRIELGQSGYLKVIKTKNKDNIIKSSPHHYITSNGISIFVGKNNIQNESLTFKISKKDYIWFHVKNIAGSHVILAHNNPNDKLIEIASMLAAFYSKASSSSNVPIDYTKVKNVKKMPHAKPGMVIYTSYNTAYVTPPKDINELNLTIKS comes from the coding sequence ATGCCATTAGACGGAATTTTCTTACATTCATTAATTGATGAAATAAGACCTAAGATAATAAATGGTAAGATTAGAAAGATTAATCAATTTGATAAATATAGTTTTATTTTAAATATTAGGTGTAATGGTGAAAATCAAAATTTATTAATAAGTTCGAATTCTAAATATAATTCAATAAACCTAACTAATCAAAAATATGAAACACCTAAATCTAACCTTATGTTTTCAATAATTTTAAAAAAGTACATATTAAATGGAACAATCAATAATATTTCTCAAGTGGAAAATGATCGAATTTTAAAATTAGATATAGAAAATAGGAATGAACTTGGGGATGTAAATAAATTTGAATTAATAATTGAACTTATGGGAAAACATAGCAATGTTTCACTCATAGAAAAAGATACCCAAAAAGTATTAGATTCTATAAAACATCTTTCTTTAAATAATAATTCTTATAGGACTCTTATGCCAAATTCAATTTATAAGTACCCTCCAAAAGACAACTTGAAATTAAATCCAATGGATTTTACAATACAAAACTTTAAAAAGATATCAAACATCATAGAAAACAATCCATTAATGTATTCAAAAATATTTCAGGGTGTTTCTCCTCAACTATCAAAGTTTATATTTGAGTTAATCTCCAATGAATCATTTGATAAAAAATTTGAAGTTCTCAGTAAAATATTCAAAAATATTAAGATTCAGCCCACCCTATATAAAATTAATAATACTTATAAAGATTTTTATAGTTTTGACATTAATATAAGTGATGATAAAACTATAAAACAAGACTTAAACAGTTTGATAGATGATTTTATTATAAATAAAAATTCATCTGATGATATGAATGGAAAAGTCACAAATATACGAAAAATTATAAACTCTGTCATACAAAAATCTTCTAAAAAAATCTCAATTTTTAAGTCTGCAATTAAAGATAGTGAAAATAAAGATAAATTTAAACTCTATGGTAATTTAATCTCCTCAAATATATACATGCTAAAGGGTGGAGAAGATCATATAATAGCTCAAAATTATTTTAGTAAAGAATTAGAAGAAATCAAAATCCCATTAAATCCTAAAATTAACGCTTCTCAAAATATAGAATATTATTATAAGAAATTCAAAAAACTTAAAAAATCCGAAGAAATAAATCTAAATAATATTTTAGCATGCGAAAAAGAAATTGATTATTTAAATTCTGTTTTACTCAATCTAGACAATATACAAAATAACAATGATATTGATGATATAAGAATAGAACTTGGTCAAAGCGGATACTTGAAAGTTATAAAAACAAAGAACAAAGATAATATAATAAAATCATCACCACATCATTATATAACATCAAATGGCATTTCAATTTTTGTTGGAAAAAATAATATACAAAACGAGTCATTAACTTTCAAAATTTCAAAAAAAGACTATATTTGGTTTCACGTTAAAAATATCGCTGGTAGCCATGTTATCCTTGCACATAATAATCCAAATGATAAATTAATAGAAATAGCGTCAATGTTAGCAGCATTTTATAGCAAGGCATCATCATCTTCAAATGTTCCTATTGATTATACTAAAGTAAAAAACGTCAAAAAAATGCCACATGCAAAACCAGGAATGGTTATTTACACATCATATAATACGGCTTATGTTACTCCTCCTAAGGACATAAATGAACTCAATCTGACAATAAAATCCTGA
- a CDS encoding HugZ family protein codes for MKEILNSQKTIMISSINGDGFPQISYSPYVMVDNKIYIYISRIADHHSNIQKNGNVSLMVISDESKSQNLFARERVSFKGNAKKLDEISDCIKEKFEEIHGKRMMEVLYGMDFDFFEIDILSGRLVKGFGKAFDLTYENNTWVEKQVVVDKNVPAHNK; via the coding sequence ATGAAAGAAATTTTAAATTCACAAAAAACTATAATGATTTCATCTATTAATGGTGATGGATTTCCACAAATAAGTTATTCGCCATATGTAATGGTAGATAATAAAATTTATATTTATATAAGTAGAATTGCAGATCATCATAGCAATATACAGAAAAATGGTAACGTAAGTTTAATGGTTATAAGTGATGAGTCTAAATCTCAAAACTTATTTGCAAGGGAAAGAGTAAGCTTCAAGGGTAATGCAAAGAAACTTGATGAAATTTCAGACTGTATTAAGGAAAAGTTTGAAGAAATACATGGAAAGAGAATGATGGAAGTATTATATGGAATGGATTTCGATTTTTTCGAAATAGATATCTTGAGTGGAAGATTAGTTAAAGGTTTTGGTAAGGCTTTTGATTTAACATATGAAAATAATACTTGGGTAGAGAAACAAGTAGTTGTAGATAAGAATGTTCCAGCACACAATAAATAA
- a CDS encoding ABC transporter ATP-binding protein, with protein sequence MLSVKDLKVGYEDKVIIEKLSIEIQRGEIVTILGPNGSGKSTLLNCLTRYLKPLSGDIYFEDKNIYSKSLKDFSKQVAILSQHNELIGDITVEQLVYYGRSPHKRWYEKKSNIDCEIVEQAMKYTKVFKYRNTNINSLSGGERQRVWISMALAQTPNLLLLDEPTTYLDISHQLELMGLIKDINSSKSITIVMVLHDLNQAIQYSDKIILMKGGRVFDYGKPKEVINCENLREVYDINCHICEYKNKSIIIPISNYKS encoded by the coding sequence TTGTTAAGTGTAAAAGATTTAAAAGTTGGATATGAGGATAAGGTTATAATAGAAAAATTATCTATTGAGATACAAAGAGGAGAAATTGTAACAATTTTAGGACCTAATGGTTCAGGTAAATCTACTCTTCTTAATTGTTTAACTCGATATCTTAAACCTTTATCTGGAGATATTTATTTTGAAGATAAAAATATTTATTCTAAATCTTTAAAAGATTTTTCAAAACAAGTGGCTATTTTATCGCAACATAATGAGTTGATAGGAGATATAACAGTAGAACAATTAGTTTACTATGGTAGATCTCCACATAAGAGATGGTATGAGAAGAAAAGTAATATAGATTGTGAAATAGTAGAGCAAGCTATGAAATACACAAAAGTTTTTAAATATAGGAATACGAATATTAATAGTTTATCTGGTGGGGAAAGACAGAGGGTTTGGATATCTATGGCTCTTGCGCAAACTCCGAATTTACTGCTATTAGATGAACCGACAACATATTTGGATATATCACATCAATTGGAACTTATGGGACTTATTAAAGATATAAATAGTAGCAAAAGTATAACTATAGTTATGGTTTTACATGATTTGAATCAAGCTATTCAATATAGTGATAAGATTATATTAATGAAGGGTGGCAGAGTTTTTGATTATGGTAAACCTAAAGAAGTTATAAATTGCGAAAATTTAAGAGAGGTATATGATATAAATTGTCATATATGTGAGTACAAAAATAAATCAATAATAATACCAATTAGTAATTATAAATCTTAA
- a CDS encoding FecCD family ABC transporter permease: MVNRKKSITIIIISYIVLLILTFVLCAFGSVKFGLKEILLSLFGNGNDLLNVIIYEIRLPRNLIAVLVGASLSVSGMLLQSVMKNPLADPGITGVSSGASVVAIIILLALPSFSYGLPIASFLGGLIACALVFLLAWKDGGISPSRIILSGVAINSVFGSVISIFTIFYSDRIQSALLWLNGSLSQKTWADFKVLSVYVIIGLLLALFCIKPANILALGEKTILNLGFNITHLRLFVSIVGVFLAAVCTSIVGIIGFVGLVIPHICRMIVGYDYKYSLPLAISFGGIIVLLADTLSRVIGGSLELPVGIIMSLLGAPFFLYLLRKKKGE; the protein is encoded by the coding sequence ATGGTTAATAGAAAAAAATCTATAACGATTATAATAATTTCATATATAGTGTTATTAATTTTGACATTTGTATTGTGTGCTTTTGGTAGTGTAAAGTTCGGATTAAAAGAGATTTTATTATCGCTTTTTGGAAATGGAAATGACTTATTAAATGTGATAATTTATGAGATTAGATTGCCAAGGAATCTCATTGCTGTTTTAGTTGGTGCTAGTTTATCTGTATCGGGTATGCTTTTACAGTCTGTTATGAAAAACCCATTAGCAGATCCAGGTATAACTGGAGTGTCTTCAGGAGCTAGTGTTGTAGCGATTATAATACTTTTAGCGTTGCCATCATTTTCTTATGGATTACCTATAGCATCTTTTTTAGGTGGACTTATAGCATGTGCATTAGTGTTTTTATTAGCATGGAAAGATGGCGGAATTTCTCCAAGTAGAATAATACTATCTGGTGTTGCTATTAATTCTGTATTTGGAAGTGTGATATCAATATTTACGATTTTTTATAGTGATAGGATACAAAGTGCTTTGCTTTGGTTGAATGGGAGTTTGTCACAGAAAACATGGGCTGATTTTAAAGTTTTAAGTGTTTATGTTATTATTGGATTGTTGCTAGCTTTATTTTGTATAAAGCCAGCTAATATATTGGCTCTTGGAGAGAAAACAATTTTGAATTTAGGTTTTAATATTACACATTTGAGATTGTTTGTATCAATAGTTGGGGTATTTTTGGCAGCGGTATGTACATCAATTGTTGGTATTATAGGATTTGTTGGACTTGTAATACCACATATTTGTAGAATGATAGTTGGATATGATTATAAATATTCTTTACCGCTGGCTATCTCTTTTGGAGGGATAATTGTACTTTTAGCTGATACATTATCTAGGGTGATAGGTGGAAGTTTAGAATTACCTGTTGGTATAATAATGTCATTGTTAGGAGCACCGTTTTTCCTATATTTGTTAAGAAAAAAGAAAGGAGAGTAG
- a CDS encoding ABC transporter substrate-binding protein: MSFKKVSSIILTVFLLVGCSSTEQTYKDNVTTSSNVGVNEEQNEIKISVASVSISHVLSEMNQKIVGRPTTKLELPNEYVDIPEIGSSFSPDFEKVLSVGTELLIGDYLFKDKIEDSAKQYGIDTFYIDTSTYDKFLHDIEELGKKINKEEQANKLVQRFREPINNLSGVSEDLKVAIIFGTSESNMLATEDSYVGSLVKALGLKNIANEIMESNSDMQAVNNYVNLNLEQLLVNQPDVILTFGHGNIEEANKSLEKLFEENPAWRNLDAIKNNKIYNLDSNLFGTSANIYIDQALTKLGEIFNG; the protein is encoded by the coding sequence ATGAGTTTTAAAAAAGTATCGAGTATTATTTTAACTGTTTTTTTACTTGTTGGATGTAGTTCCACTGAACAAACATATAAAGATAATGTTACAACTAGTAGTAATGTTGGAGTTAATGAGGAACAGAATGAAATTAAAATATCTGTAGCTAGTGTTTCAATTTCTCATGTTTTATCTGAAATGAATCAAAAAATAGTTGGTAGACCGACAACTAAATTAGAATTACCAAATGAATATGTTGATATTCCTGAGATAGGAAGTTCTTTTTCTCCAGATTTTGAAAAGGTACTCTCTGTTGGAACAGAACTTTTGATTGGTGATTATTTGTTTAAAGATAAAATTGAAGATTCAGCAAAACAATATGGAATTGATACGTTTTATATTGATACTTCTACTTATGACAAATTTTTACATGATATAGAAGAATTGGGGAAAAAGATAAACAAGGAAGAACAGGCAAATAAGTTAGTACAAAGGTTTAGAGAGCCGATAAATAATTTAAGTGGAGTAAGTGAAGATTTGAAGGTTGCTATAATATTCGGTACTTCTGAGAGTAATATGCTTGCAACTGAAGATTCTTATGTGGGAAGTTTGGTCAAGGCTTTAGGATTAAAAAATATAGCTAATGAGATAATGGAAAGTAATTCAGACATGCAGGCAGTGAATAATTATGTTAACTTAAATTTGGAACAATTACTTGTAAATCAGCCAGATGTAATACTGACTTTTGGACATGGAAATATAGAAGAAGCCAATAAGTCGCTTGAAAAATTATTTGAAGAGAATCCAGCATGGAGAAATTTAGATGCTATAAAGAATAATAAGATTTATAATTTAGACTCTAACTTATTTGGAACATCAGCAAATATTTACATTGATCAAGCATTGACTAAACTTGGAGAAATATTTAATGGTTAA